From the genome of Acinetobacter sp. TR3:
AGTCAATGAATTAAGTGCCGATCCGAATAGTATTGCGAAAAATGTTGCCGAATGGATACAAGGTCATTTGAGCTATGGTCGTTTTGTACTGAGCGAGATTAGTCGAAATTTAATTAAACTGACCTTTGCAATCATGACACTGTTCTTTTTTTATCGTGATGGGCAAATGATTTTGTTTCAGGTGAGTCGTGCATTAGAAAAGATCATTGGTCCTCGCGTACATCATTATCTAGAAACCATTTCAGAAACAACACGCGCTGTAGTATATGGTGTGGGATTAACTGCTGTGGCACAAGCCATTTTAGCGGGTCTCAGTTACTTTGTAGCAGGTGTGCCTAACCCAATGCTACTCACCATGGTGACGTTTATCTTGGCCTTAATTCCATTTGGAACTCCCATCTCCTATTTAGGAGTTAGTTTATGGTTATTTGCTCAAGGCCAGACTGTCGAAGCAATTGGTGTTATTACATGGGGTGTCTTGATTGTAAGTAGCTCAGATAATGTGATTCGACCTTTAGTTATCTCAGGCGCAACCCAAATTCCATTCATTTTAATTATGTTTGGTGTGCTAGGAGGAATCGCAAGTTTTGGCTTAGTGGGCTTATTTATTGGTCCAGTCATTTTGGCGATTTTATTGGCTATCTGGCGTGAATGGTTACATGAAAATGTTCAGGAGCCAATCGCTGCTATTGAAGCACCACCTGAAACAAAGTCGTAATCTATTTACACGACTTACCATTTAATCTTACTGACAACTTGCGAGTTATCCCATAGTTTGTTTGAGTCAAACAAATAAAGATGATAGATAAGGATAATTTGCAATGATTGCAACGGTACAAAAGTCTTGTCTTCTAGCAAGTTTAGTTTTAATGATGAGTGCGTGTTCGTCTATTAACTTAGACGACAATGCATCTAAAATTCAAACACAGCCAACGACAACAGATCAGAAACAACTCATACAAGTTTATCAAGTCGACGCCAAAGGTATAGGTGCATCGATTGGAACAGTAACATTTAAGCAAACAGCAAAAGGTTTACTCATCACCCCTGCGCTTTTGAAACTTTCCCCAGGTGAACATGGTTTTCATATCCATGAAAACGGCTCATGTGAAGCAGCATTAAAGGATGGCAAAATGGGAGCTGCCCTTGCTGCCGGTAGTCACTTCAACCCAGATCATATTGCCAATCATGGTACACCTGAGAATGGACATTTAGGTGACTTACCTGTGTTGGTGGTCAATAATAAAGGTTTTGCGGTTACACCCGTCATTGCTCCTCGCCTAAAACTTTCAGATATTCAAGGTCGTGCGATCATGATTCATGCAGGTGGAGATAATTATTCAGATACACCTAAGCCTTTAGGTGGTGGTGGCGAGCGAATTGCCTGTGGTGTTATTCAATCATAAAAGCACTGTGGGTATCTAAAAAGATATCCACAGTTTTGTAGATATTTTATCCAGCTACAAATGACTACGCTATTGGTTCAGCATATTATTCACTAATTGATTCCCTTGGCTTTACGTTCTTGCATCACTTGTTTGAGTACAGCTCTTGGTTGCATAAACCAAAAACCGATCAAACTGACACTCGCTAAAGCAAAAGCCCAAATATGGAAATGCGTATAAAGTAGACGCACCAATTCTATAATCACAAAGAAACTCATCATCAATAGCATTGAAACAGCCGCAGCGACTGTCCCTTTGGATACTTCTGAAGACATTAATGCAAAACGATATAAAACTGAAAAACTAATCCCCTCTCCTAAGCTTATTAAGGTCATACCCATCAATAAACACGGCACTAGATAAGTTTGCCAAATCACGCCTAGCACCAAAAACAAGGTTCCGAGCAACATAATGGGTAAGCCCATCAAAATCGTTTTACCTAATGGAAAGCGATCAATAATCTTAATCAGAATAATATTTCCCGCAATAAGCCCGAAAAATACAGGAAATTGCGCTAAACCATATTGCACACTACTAAGCTTCAACTCATCGACTA
Proteins encoded in this window:
- a CDS encoding AI-2E family transporter; amino-acid sequence: MQQYAPTLQRVLLFGLFFVLMFLGFSILKYFIVPVLWAAIIAYMTWPVYLWVQRRFFGENRPTLNATIMITLVILVIGVPFICAIFMLQLEGRSLYFNLQKQLFSGHIQVPEFIKTLPIVGKDISRTVNELSADPNSIAKNVAEWIQGHLSYGRFVLSEISRNLIKLTFAIMTLFFFYRDGQMILFQVSRALEKIIGPRVHHYLETISETTRAVVYGVGLTAVAQAILAGLSYFVAGVPNPMLLTMVTFILALIPFGTPISYLGVSLWLFAQGQTVEAIGVITWGVLIVSSSDNVIRPLVISGATQIPFILIMFGVLGGIASFGLVGLFIGPVILAILLAIWREWLHENVQEPIAAIEAPPETKS
- the sodC gene encoding superoxide dismutase [Cu-Zn] SodC, with protein sequence MIATVQKSCLLASLVLMMSACSSINLDDNASKIQTQPTTTDQKQLIQVYQVDAKGIGASIGTVTFKQTAKGLLITPALLKLSPGEHGFHIHENGSCEAALKDGKMGAALAAGSHFNPDHIANHGTPENGHLGDLPVLVVNNKGFAVTPVIAPRLKLSDIQGRAIMIHAGGDNYSDTPKPLGGGGERIACGVIQS